The genomic window GCTTCCAACGCGACCCCGCGCGAGGTGTGCGCCTGCGGATCGAAGAAGATCTCCGCGTGTGTGATGCCACCCGCCGCTGCCCGAGAAAAGTACGCGCGGGCGAGGTCGGCAAAATCCTCGGCCGTTCTCAACACAGACATGTTGGCGTAGTACAGATCCAGGAACGACTGCAGGTCTGTGAACTCGTACAACGCTTCGAGCTCACCGATGTCGCTGTACGGCAACGCAATCGAATTACGCTCGGCGAGTTCGAAAATTTGCGCGGGTTCGAGCGAACCCTCGATGTGCATGTGCAGTTCGGCGAGAGGCAACGTAGTCATCCCATGAATTCTACCTACTCGAGGGCAGCGTCATTTCCTCCACGTCACGAATCAACGTCGACACCCTGCGATCGCGAGTCAGCTTCCGTTCGAGAATGGGATTGAGGATCCCGCGTAACCAGAAGTACGGCAACCACACGGCCGGCGCGATGACGCGCGCGCGGCGTTCGCACACTGCGCCTACCACTAGGTCAGCAGCGCGTTCGGCGGAGAGCCGTCGATCGAGTGGCCACGGCAGCAGGTCACCGATGCGATGTCCGATCGGATGGTCGTCGAGCGTCTCTCGCGCAAGCCCGGTGTCGACCACTCCGAAATACGCAAGCCCCGCCGACGCTCCGACGGCAGCCAATTCGATCCGCAGCGCTCGACCCAACTGCTCGACGGCGGCCTTGCTCACCATGTACGGAGCGCCACCCATCCCCGGAGTGAATGCAGCGCACGACGCGACCAGCAGGATGTGGCCTCCGCGTTCGACGATCTCGTCGGCGCCGGCGCGGACGACGTTGAGGACACCGCCGAAATTCACCGCCATCACGTTGTCGAACACGTCGCGGTCGATCGTTCGAATAGTCGCCGGAGGCGGGGTAATTCCGGCGCCTGCGACGATCGCGTCCAGCCCACCGAACCTCTCGACCGTTCGGCGCACACACTCGACCATGGCCTCGGAATCGGTGACGTCCGCTTCCAGCAGCAGAATCTGTTCGGACGCAACGACAGTCGTCGGGAAGTCTCGGTCGACGACCGCAACCGACGCACCGGATTCGACCAATTTTCTTACCGTCGCAGCGCCGATCCCCCGCGCCCCTCCGGTGACGAGCACAACCGTACCCGGCAGCGATATCCGCCCGAGTCCGCTCATGCGACGCTCCCTTCCGATTCCATGGATGCCGCTGTACGCATGGATGCCGCTGTACGACAGCGGTAATCGTCGATGTCGACCGTCGACATGGCGTGCGTGAAGCTGCGCACCGAACCGGGCCAGTACGTCACGTTCCTGCCCGACGGGCTCAGGTAGTAACTACTGCATCCACCGGAGTTCCAGACCGAGCCCGCAAGCCGCGCATCGGTGTGCTCGGCAAATTCTCGCTGCGCGTCGCGGCTCACCTCCAGCGCGACGAGTGATCTCGAGTCCATGACGCGAAGGGCGTCGAGGATGTAGTTCACCTGGACTTCGATGGTGACGACCTGTGAGGTGTAGACCACCGAGTTCGGGCCGAGCAGCATGAAGAAGTTCGGGAAGCCGTGCACGGTCGTCCCGCGGTACGACGTCATCTCCCCTGCCGGCCACGCCTCGGCCAACGACGTTCCCGCTCGTCCGCGGATGCGTCGAAATCCCGAATGCCCCGCGACGGTGAACCCGGTTCCGAGGACGATCGCGTCGACGTCGTGTGTGCGGCCGTCGGCGGTGACGATGCCTTCCGGCCGAATCCGCGCAATCGGAGTCGTCTCCACCGAGACGTTGTCCCGGCACAGGGCGGGATAGAACGCGTTGGAGAACGTCGGCCGCTTGCACCCGAATGCATATCGAGGAGTGAGCTTGTCCCGGAGGTCTGCGTCTTTCACCTGACGCTTCAGGTGCGCACGTCCGAGTGCCGTCAGGGGCGCCAGAAGCGACCGGTGACGAATGAGACCGGGCACCAAGGCTTCTTGAAACAGGTCGAACGACCTGCGCATCGCGCGCTGCAGCACCGGGAACCGACGCAGGACTGCTCTACCCGATGCGGAGATGGGCCGGTCGGGATGCGGAAGTATCCACGTAGGAGTTCGCTGGAACAGCGTCAGGTGCAGTGCTTGCTCGGCTATGCGGGGAACGAACTGGACGGCCGACGCTCCGGTGCCGATGACGGCAACGCGGTCACTCGCCACCGAGTGTTGGTGATTCCATTCGGCCGAGTGGAAGACGGTACCGGCGAACGTGTCGAGACCTTCGATGTTCGGTCGGGCAGGTTCGCTGAAGGGCCCCAATGCGCCGATGAGCACACGGGCCGACCACGTACCGTGCGCGGTTGTGACCAACCACCGGGCCTCGTCCTCGATCCACACCGCCTCGAGAACTTCGTGACCGAACAGGATTCGGTCACGGATACCGAATCGGTCCGTGCAGTGATTGAGGTACTCCTCGATCTCCGGTTGCAGCGGGTACAGGCGGGTCCACCCTGGATTCGGTGCGAACGAGAACGAGTAGAGCGCCGAGGGGATGTCGCACTGCGCACCGGGATAGGTGTTGACGTGCCACGTCCCGCCTACTGCGTCGTCGCGCTCGAAGATCAGGAAGTCTGCTCGCCCTTCTTGTTCGAGGCGGATCGCGGCGCCGAGTCCGCCGAATCCCGCTCCGATGATGGCGACGTCTATCCGGGGTACTTGCGTTGCAGCCATGGATAAGGTGCTCCTTCTACAGATCGAGTACGAGAACGTCGCCGTCGGCGGCTGCGCGCGAGACACAGATCGCAATCGAGGAGTTTCGGTCCTCGTCGCCGAGCACACGATCGCGGTGCTCGACTCGCCCCGCGACCAGACCGACGACGCAGGCGCCGCAGAAACCCTGTCGGCACGAATACGGCTGATCCGGTCTCGTCCGACGAAGGGCGGCCAACGCGGTTTCCTGCGCGCCGACGGCGACTGTCTCGCCGGAACGACTCAGGTGCATCGTGAACGGCATTCCGTCCACCACCGCTGCAGGAGTGAACAGTTCGGTGTGGAACTCCCGGACGTTTCCCTGCCGCATCGCTTCACCGCGGAGCGCCGAGGACAGAGGCGCCGGTCCACACACGTACATCGCGCTGCCCTCCCGCGCGTATCCCACGATGTCGGCGGCGGACGCAAGGCCGTCGACGTCGTCGGTCTCGACGATGATGCGGCTGTCCGATCGCTGCGCCAGCTGTTCGAGTTCCGCGAGGAACGGCAGGCTCTCCCTGGTTCGACCGCGGTAGTACAACGACCATTCGGCCCCGTCCTCGGCCGCACGCTCGATCATCGCTCGGATCGGTGTGATGCCGATGCCCGCGGCCACAAAGAAGTACCGTCTCGCCCGAGCCAACGGAAAAGCATTGCGCGGTCCGCGGATTCGCAGAACTTCTCCACCGGAAAGGTTGTGCATCTCCTCGGACACACTGCCGCCGAGGATTCTTCGGACGGCGATACGGTAGTGGGCACCGCCGTCGGGACGACCGGCAAGCGAATACTGCCGAAGTGCACCCGACGGAGTGGTCACATCGATGTGTGCGCCGGGAAGCCATGTCGGTAGTGGACGATTCTCTGTGCGGCGCAGCAGAAACGACTTGACGTCCACCGCCTCGTCGGCGATGCCGTCGACGATCGCATCGAACTCGTACCCGACGTGACGACGCGGACGGGCCGGAGACAGCGCTGTCACGACGGTCGACTCGGCAACCAGCTTGGCGTAGACGCGGGACGCGGCGCCGATGGCACGTAGACCGACACCGGCAGTCACTGGGCCGCCAGCGCTGCAGGCGAGGTCGCCAGGTAGTGCACGGCCTTGTCGATGTCTCCCATGTCGGAGGGGTGAAAACCGGGCCGTACGTACAGGGCGAGCTGCACGAAGAGAAAGGACAGGCCTGGAATGAGATGTTTGTGCGACGCCCTGGCGAAGGCGAGCGGCCACGGCATCCGGATACCGCGAAAACGCGTCGTACGTGGTGTGGCAACAGGATTGCGGTACAGGTACGCGGCCGTGCTGAACCACAGCACCGCAAGCCCTGCACTGGCTACGACAGCGGTTCGGGCGCGCCGGAAACCGCCGCCGTCCACGTACTGGTAAGCGTCGAAAGCAACGTTACGATGCTCGAGTTCCTCGGCGCCGTGCCAGCGCAGCAGATCCAGCATCGTCGGATCGACGCCCAGCCGGTCGAACTCGGTGTTGTCGAGCAGCCATTCACCGACGACGGCAGTGAAATGTTCTGCAGCGGCGTAGATTCCGAGACGCTCATGTAGCCACACCCGGCCGGCGCGCCCGGTCAGCCCATGATCACCGAAGACCACGCCCACCGCGAAACGGATGCGGCGCAGGATGGGCTCGATATCGACTCCGTGTGCGACGAGATAGTCACGGAAGCTTTCGTGCGAGGACGCATGCGTGGCCTCTTGGCCGACGAATCCGACGACCTCTTCGTGCAACCTGCGGTCGTCGATCGACGGGAGCGCCCGGGCGAACACGTCGGCCATGGCCCGCTCGCCCTCGGGCAGTACCAGGTGCATCACATTCCAGAAGTGCGTCGCGTACCAGTCGCCGGGGATGTACTGCAGAGGAACATTCGACCAGTCGAACCGCACGGCGCGCGCGACGATCGCATAGGACTCGTCGTCGTACATATCGTTCGAATCGACCCCTGAATTGCGAGGCATCCGTTCTCCGTTCCTGTGCACGTGACCACTTCCAGTCAGTCAAGTGTTACACAGCAACAGTAAGTGTTGCAATGTTGCATTCAGGTGACCGTTAGGATCGTGCGATGCACCCCGACGGAGTCGACGGACCAATTCTCGACGCGGCGTTCGAGCTCTTCGGTGAAGTCGGCATCGCCAGGACCACCATCGGCGACGTCGCGAAACGAGCACGCATAAACCGAGTGACCGTCTACCGCCGTATCGGATCGAAGGACGAACTGGTCCAGGCCGTCATGGCGCGCGAGGCGAGACGGCTTCTCCAGTCGGTGTCGGCAGCTGCGTCGGAGCAGCCCTCCCTCGCCGACGGTGTCGCACATGGATTCGCAGCAACAGTCGACTCCGTGCGCACCAATCCGGTACTGCTGAAGATGTTCGACTCGGAGAATCCGGTAGTCCTGGAAGAACTGACCGTCAACGCGTCCGGCCTGCTCGCCCCCGCGATTTTGGCCGCAACCCACATCGCACACGGTGCGTCACCGTCGACGGCCTTCGCCATTCCGGACGGACCCGAAATCGTCGTCCGGGTCGTCCATTCGATCCTCTTGACGCCTTCGGCGGGCGCTGCCCTGGACACCTACGACGACCTGCTCGCCTTCGCCCACCGAAACATCGTCCCGATGCTGGCCGAGGCATAACCCGCGCTAGAGGGAGCGCGCAGTCCCGAGCACGGTGACCAGAACATCGGTCAGCAGGGCCTCGACCTGTTCACGATCGAGCGTCTCCCGCACCAGCCACTCACGCCCCGCCGCCTTCACCATGCCGCCGAACGCGCGAACCACCGACGCCGCCAGCACCGGATCGGCACCGTCGAACGCCGTCGCATGCAACACTCGCTCTGCCGCGAGATCGTCGGCCTCGTCCAGTATTCGAGCAACCTGCTCGTCCACACCGGATCCGCTCGACATCGAGACCCACGCCCTCCCGTGCGTCTCGATCACTCCGACCAGCCAGTGCACGCTTCCCCGTGCACGCTCCTGAAGCGAACCAGCCGGCAGATGCACATCCTCGATCGGCGGAACCGTCACCAGAAACCGAACACATTCGAGGTAGAGATCGCGCTTGCTACCGACATAGTGATTGACCAGACCCCGCGCGACACCAGCCGACGCCGCGACATCGGCCATCGAAACCTCGGCATACGGCTTGTCGCCGAACAACCGAACAGCGCTCGCCAGAATCTGCGTCCGGCGCTCGTCCGGCTCCAACCGACTCCACTTGGGAGCGTTCACCGATGCCATAGCACCCATGATCCCATCCGGCACCTCGGCTACACGGAAGGACTTACCATCAACGACCCGTGTACGTCGCCTTCCCCGGGCCGTCGACGAGGAAACTCTGCACCGCTCCGCGAAGATCCTCGGTCTCGAACAACGCCCCCGACACCTCGGACGTGATCTCGTCCGCATGAGCAATACCGCCCGAACGCCACGCTGCCACAATCTTTTTGGTGGCAGCGTGAGCCACCGTCGGACCGGAGGCCAACCGCTCGACCAGGGCACGGGCAGAGGCGTCGACGTCGTCGTGGATTTGACCCACGACGCCCCACTCCTTCATCGTCTGCGCGTCGTACAGGTCTCCCGTCATGACGAGTTCGCGTGCACGACCCGAGCCGGCCCGCTCGGCAAGGCGCTGCGGACCACCCATCGACGGGGTAAGCCCGACGACGGTTTCGACGAGTCCGAATTTCGCTTTCGGGCTCGCGAGAATGATGTCGCACGCCAGCGAGATCTCGAATGCGGCCGTCAAGGTGAGCCCGTGGGCGGCGTAGACGACGGGGCACGGAAGCGCCTCGAGCGGGTGGGCGATATCGGCGAACAGCTGCCGCCAGAGGTCGGCACCCTGCTGTGCGCTGAGACCGTCGAAGACGTGCACGTCGACGCCTGCTGAGTTGACCTTGCCCTCGGCCCTCAGCAGCACTGCCCTGGGCGGATTAGCGGTGAGATCGGCCACGTCCTTCGCCACCGAATCGAACATGGCCTGATCGAAGAGATTGAGCGGGCCGTGGTCGAAGGTCAGCACCGCGACCTCTGCGCCTGCATCCGAGGTGTACCTGACGAGGGAGGTGGGTTGGTCAGCCATGACTGCCAGAGTGCCATACGCTGCGAAGGACCTTGTTACCGGCGAGTATTGTGCGCACTGGATTACCGTTATCTGGAGGAACACACATGAAGCGCAGCTTGTTCGACGAGGACCACGACGCGTTCCGCGCATCCGTCCGCGAATTCGTCACCCGCACGATCACTCCCCGTGAAGAGAAGCTCGTCGAGCAACGCTTCATCGATCGCGACATCTGGCTAGAAGCAGGCAGGAACGGCTTCCTCGGGCTCGAGGTTCCCGAAGAGTACGGCGGCAGCGGCGCCGACGACTACCGTTTCAACGCGGTACTCGGTGAGGAACTGTCTCGCTCGAGTGCGGCAGTGGCGTCGTGCTTCGGTATTCACTACGACATCGTGGCGCCGTATCTGGTGAAACTGACCACCGAGGAGCAGAAGAAGCGCTGGCTGCCCGGGTTCTGCAGCGGCGAGATCCTGACGGCGATCGCGATGACCGAGCCGTCCGGCGGATCCGATCTTGCCGCGCTGAAGACCACGGCTGTCAAAGACGGCGACGACTTCATCATCAACGGTTCGAAGACGTTCATCACCAACGGAAACAGTGCCGACCTCGTCATCGTGGCCACGCGCACCACGCCGGAGAAGAAGGCCAAGGGCATCACGCTCTTCGCCGTGGAGAACGGCACCGAAGGATTCTCGCGAGGACGCAAGCTCGACAAGGTGGGTCAGCCCGAATCCGACACCGCCGAACTCTTCTTCGAGAACGTTCGCGTGCCTGCATCCAACATGATCGGTGAGTTCGACGGCGGCTTCATCCACATGATGCAACTGCTCCCCCAGGAACGGATCAGTTGTTCGGTAGCGAACCTCGGACATGTTCGCCCGATTCTCGAGGACACGATCCAGTACGCCAAGGATCGCAAGGCGTTCGGTCAGCAGATCGGGTCGCTGCAGTGGAACAAATTCCTGATCGCCGAGCTGGTCACCAAACTGGATGTGGCACAGGCATACATCGACAACTGCATCGTCGCCCACGGCAAAGGTGAACTCACGGCGATCGATGCCGCCAAGGCGAAATGGTGGAGTTCGCAGGTGCAGAACGAGATTCTCGACCACTGCGTCCAGCTGCACGGCGGCTACGGCTTCATGAACGAATACCGCGCCGCCCGCGCGTGGAAAGACGCTCGCGTCACCAAGATCTGGGCAGGGTCGAACGAAATCATGAAGGAACTCATCGGCCGGGATCTGGGGCTGTAGGCGCCTTCGGCGCACGTGAACGGAAATACACAGCGGGCTGTGCATTTCCGTTCACGTGCGTGGATCTATTCGAACGCGGGCCTGGCGTAGAACGAGACGGCCACCATCCCGATCAGCAACACGATCGCGGGCAGCACCAGGGACTGAGCCATCGCCGACGTGAAACCGTCGCGCAGCATTTCCGGTACGCGCCCACTGAATTCGTTGGCACCTGCCGCGTCGGACCCGGGGATCTCCACTGCCAAGCGCGACTGAATGAGCGCGCCGATTCCGGCACTACGGAGTACGGACCCGATCATGCGGGTCGTGTTGTAGATGCCGGCGCCAGCACCCGCCTGACTCATCGGCAGGTTGCGAGTTGCAGTGGCCGCCAACGGAGACCAGATCATGGCATTGGCGACGCCCATCAGCGCAACGGGAAGCAGGAGCTTCCAGATCGCGGTGGTCGGCGTCATGAGCGCGGCAAAGGCCAGTAGCGCGATTGCGAGCAAGAACAGGCCACTACCGGCGATGTAGCGCGGATGCATTCGGTCGACGAGCTTGCCCACATTCGGAGCCAATGCCCCGGTCAGCACTGCCATCGGTACGAACAGCAGGGCCGAGCGCGTCGGACTGAGCCCGGTAACGCTCTGGGCGTAGAACATGATCGGTAGCATCATGCCCGACATCGCGAATCCCATTGCGGCGATACCGATGTTGGACAAAGAGAAGTTGCGATCGCGGAACAGGGCGAGCGGAACCAGCGGCTCGTTCCTGTTCTTCGCTTGCCAGTAGACGAACGCCGCGAAGATGACGATTCCCGCCACGATCAGCGACCAGACACGTCCATCCCAGTCGAACTTTTGGCCCTCCTGAATTCCGAACACGATGCAGAACAAGCCGATACCGCTCAGCGCGACGCCCAGGAGGTCGAACTTGTGCTCGTTCGTCGGCAACACCGGAACGAACTTGAGCGCCAACACTATAGCGACGACACCGACGGGCAGGTTGATGAAGAAAATCCATTCCCAGCCGAGTGAATCGACGAGCACTCCGCCGAGGATGGGCCCGACGAGAGTGGCGACGCCGGCGACGGCGCCCCATGCACCCATCGCCGTTCCACGCTTGTCCGCCGGGAACACGCGGGTGATGACGGCCATGGTCTGCGGGGTGATCATCGCAGCTCCGACGCCTTGCACGGCGCGGGCTGCGATCAGCATTTCGATCGAGCCGGACAGACCACACCACGCCGAAGCCAATGTGAACACGACCAAGCCTGCAATGTAGAGATTCCGCGGACCGAATCGGTCACCGAGGCGTCCGGTCACGAGAAGTGGCACGGCATAAGCCAACAGATACGCACTGGTGACCCAGATGACGTTGTTGATATCGGTGTTCAAGCCCTCCAGAATTGCAGGCTGAGCAACCGCGACGATCGTCGTGTCCACGAGGATCATGAAGAAGCCGAGACACAGCGCCCACAGGGCGGGCCACGGTTTGATCTCGGTATCGGGCACGACTACTTCGGTTTGCACAGGTCTCCCCCATTGTTCGATGTGTGTCCTGCGCGTCGGGCTGCCATCTCGGATGCCATGTCCTCGGTAAGCCAGGGAATTCGGCCCGTCTCGATGTCGTCGACGAATTTCTCGAGCCACGCGATCTCGCCGGCGATCATGGCCCGCATGAATCTCAGCCCGACGTAGAAGATCGACGGGACCGCCCGCGCGGTGACGGCGCTCTCGATCACCGCCAGCTCGGCG from Rhodococcus sp. P1Y includes these protein-coding regions:
- a CDS encoding SDR family NAD(P)-dependent oxidoreductase, translated to MSGLGRISLPGTVVLVTGGARGIGAATVRKLVESGASVAVVDRDFPTTVVASEQILLLEADVTDSEAMVECVRRTVERFGGLDAIVAGAGITPPPATIRTIDRDVFDNVMAVNFGGVLNVVRAGADEIVERGGHILLVASCAAFTPGMGGAPYMVSKAAVEQLGRALRIELAAVGASAGLAYFGVVDTGLARETLDDHPIGHRIGDLLPWPLDRRLSAERAADLVVGAVCERRARVIAPAVWLPYFWLRGILNPILERKLTRDRRVSTLIRDVEEMTLPSSR
- a CDS encoding flavin-containing monooxygenase — encoded protein: MAATQVPRIDVAIIGAGFGGLGAAIRLEQEGRADFLIFERDDAVGGTWHVNTYPGAQCDIPSALYSFSFAPNPGWTRLYPLQPEIEEYLNHCTDRFGIRDRILFGHEVLEAVWIEDEARWLVTTAHGTWSARVLIGALGPFSEPARPNIEGLDTFAGTVFHSAEWNHQHSVASDRVAVIGTGASAVQFVPRIAEQALHLTLFQRTPTWILPHPDRPISASGRAVLRRFPVLQRAMRRSFDLFQEALVPGLIRHRSLLAPLTALGRAHLKRQVKDADLRDKLTPRYAFGCKRPTFSNAFYPALCRDNVSVETTPIARIRPEGIVTADGRTHDVDAIVLGTGFTVAGHSGFRRIRGRAGTSLAEAWPAGEMTSYRGTTVHGFPNFFMLLGPNSVVYTSQVVTIEVQVNYILDALRVMDSRSLVALEVSRDAQREFAEHTDARLAGSVWNSGGCSSYYLSPSGRNVTYWPGSVRSFTHAMSTVDIDDYRCRTAASMRTAASMESEGSVA
- a CDS encoding PDR/VanB family oxidoreductase; translation: MTAGVGLRAIGAASRVYAKLVAESTVVTALSPARPRRHVGYEFDAIVDGIADEAVDVKSFLLRRTENRPLPTWLPGAHIDVTTPSGALRQYSLAGRPDGGAHYRIAVRRILGGSVSEEMHNLSGGEVLRIRGPRNAFPLARARRYFFVAAGIGITPIRAMIERAAEDGAEWSLYYRGRTRESLPFLAELEQLAQRSDSRIIVETDDVDGLASAADIVGYAREGSAMYVCGPAPLSSALRGEAMRQGNVREFHTELFTPAAVVDGMPFTMHLSRSGETVAVGAQETALAALRRTRPDQPYSCRQGFCGACVVGLVAGRVEHRDRVLGDEDRNSSIAICVSRAAADGDVLVLDL
- a CDS encoding metal-dependent hydrolase, producing MPRNSGVDSNDMYDDESYAIVARAVRFDWSNVPLQYIPGDWYATHFWNVMHLVLPEGERAMADVFARALPSIDDRRLHEEVVGFVGQEATHASSHESFRDYLVAHGVDIEPILRRIRFAVGVVFGDHGLTGRAGRVWLHERLGIYAAAEHFTAVVGEWLLDNTEFDRLGVDPTMLDLLRWHGAEELEHRNVAFDAYQYVDGGGFRRARTAVVASAGLAVLWFSTAAYLYRNPVATPRTTRFRGIRMPWPLAFARASHKHLIPGLSFLFVQLALYVRPGFHPSDMGDIDKAVHYLATSPAALAAQ
- a CDS encoding TetR/AcrR family transcriptional regulator, producing MHPDGVDGPILDAAFELFGEVGIARTTIGDVAKRARINRVTVYRRIGSKDELVQAVMAREARRLLQSVSAAASEQPSLADGVAHGFAATVDSVRTNPVLLKMFDSENPVVLEELTVNASGLLAPAILAATHIAHGASPSTAFAIPDGPEIVVRVVHSILLTPSAGAALDTYDDLLAFAHRNIVPMLAEA
- a CDS encoding TetR/AcrR family transcriptional regulator, with amino-acid sequence MASVNAPKWSRLEPDERRTQILASAVRLFGDKPYAEVSMADVAASAGVARGLVNHYVGSKRDLYLECVRFLVTVPPIEDVHLPAGSLQERARGSVHWLVGVIETHGRAWVSMSSGSGVDEQVARILDEADDLAAERVLHATAFDGADPVLAASVVRAFGGMVKAAGREWLVRETLDREQVEALLTDVLVTVLGTARSL
- a CDS encoding enoyl-CoA hydratase/isomerase family protein, coding for MADQPTSLVRYTSDAGAEVAVLTFDHGPLNLFDQAMFDSVAKDVADLTANPPRAVLLRAEGKVNSAGVDVHVFDGLSAQQGADLWRQLFADIAHPLEALPCPVVYAAHGLTLTAAFEISLACDIILASPKAKFGLVETVVGLTPSMGGPQRLAERAGSGRARELVMTGDLYDAQTMKEWGVVGQIHDDVDASARALVERLASGPTVAHAATKKIVAAWRSGGIAHADEITSEVSGALFETEDLRGAVQSFLVDGPGKATYTGR
- a CDS encoding acyl-CoA dehydrogenase family protein; its protein translation is MKRSLFDEDHDAFRASVREFVTRTITPREEKLVEQRFIDRDIWLEAGRNGFLGLEVPEEYGGSGADDYRFNAVLGEELSRSSAAVASCFGIHYDIVAPYLVKLTTEEQKKRWLPGFCSGEILTAIAMTEPSGGSDLAALKTTAVKDGDDFIINGSKTFITNGNSADLVIVATRTTPEKKAKGITLFAVENGTEGFSRGRKLDKVGQPESDTAELFFENVRVPASNMIGEFDGGFIHMMQLLPQERISCSVANLGHVRPILEDTIQYAKDRKAFGQQIGSLQWNKFLIAELVTKLDVAQAYIDNCIVAHGKGELTAIDAAKAKWWSSQVQNEILDHCVQLHGGYGFMNEYRAARAWKDARVTKIWAGSNEIMKELIGRDLGL
- a CDS encoding DHA2 family efflux MFS transporter permease subunit, with protein sequence MILVDTTIVAVAQPAILEGLNTDINNVIWVTSAYLLAYAVPLLVTGRLGDRFGPRNLYIAGLVVFTLASAWCGLSGSIEMLIAARAVQGVGAAMITPQTMAVITRVFPADKRGTAMGAWGAVAGVATLVGPILGGVLVDSLGWEWIFFINLPVGVVAIVLALKFVPVLPTNEHKFDLLGVALSGIGLFCIVFGIQEGQKFDWDGRVWSLIVAGIVIFAAFVYWQAKNRNEPLVPLALFRDRNFSLSNIGIAAMGFAMSGMMLPIMFYAQSVTGLSPTRSALLFVPMAVLTGALAPNVGKLVDRMHPRYIAGSGLFLLAIALLAFAALMTPTTAIWKLLLPVALMGVANAMIWSPLAATATRNLPMSQAGAGAGIYNTTRMIGSVLRSAGIGALIQSRLAVEIPGSDAAGANEFSGRVPEMLRDGFTSAMAQSLVLPAIVLLIGMVAVSFYARPAFE